AACGCTCGACCGCCGCTTCGGCCTCGAGCTGATCGGCGAGCTGATTGAGTCGGTCGCGATCGACTCCCGCCGCGAGACCGAACGAGTGCGGTGTCACGACGAAGCGCGAGCCCTTCGACGGGGCGGCGACCAGGCCGAGACCACGCCTCAGAGCGTCGTTCACCACCCGCTTCGGTCCCCCACCGGTGCGCCGCATCTCCTGCCGGATTCGGGCCGCCACATCCTCCTCGAGCGTCAAGGTGGTCCTCATGGGAGCATCATGATGCCGCGAATCGCCGGCGTCAAGGCTGGGCGGGTCAGCAGTCCCCGCGCGACGGGAGGTGGAGCGCTCCGTTGCCCGGACAAGAGATCAGGCTCCACCGACGATTCGAACTCAGACGATCCGCTTCCTGGTCATCGCCGGGAGCCGGTCCTTCACCCAGACCGCGGCCGCGGTGACATTAACGTCCTGACGAACAGTGTGACAGAGAAGAGCGGCGGCACTCCGCGGCCTCCTCTTGGTATAGTCTTGACGTAGATACTCATGGTTTCGCCCGAGCAGACGGAGTCCGTCACGAACGATCTCCGTACGGAGACCGTCCCGCGTCAGCTCCCTTCCGGAGCCCTGGTCGCGGCGCGCTATGAGATCCGAGAGCTCCTGGGCAGCGGCGGCTTCGGCCTTGTCTACCGAGCCTTCGACTCCACACTTCGCCGCGAGGTAGCGCTCAAGATCCTGCGCGCGGACCGCGAGAGCCCCGCCTCACTCGAGCGCTTCCGTCGAGAGGCCGCGGTGGCACGCGACGCCGAGAGCCCGAACCTGCTACGCATCTTCGACTTCGGCATGGACGAAGGAGGGTACCCGTTCCTGGTCATGGAGCTCATCGCGGGGGGATCGCTGCGCGATCGACTGACTCACGGACCGCTCTCCTCCGAAGAGGTTCGGGCTCTCGGGATCGACCTGCTGCGCGGCCTCGCGGCGCTTCACGCCCGAGGCGTCGTCCACCGCGACGTCAAGCCGGGCAATCTGCTCGTCGCTTCCGAGGGCCGGTACAAGCTCGGCGACTTGGGACTCGCGCGTTCGATCGTGTCCGACGAGACGCAGCTCACGATCGGCAATGCCCCGGTGGGCACGCTCGACTACCTCGCCCCCGAACAAGTGCTGGGGCGAGATGCCGAAACGCGGTCAGACCTCTACAGCGCCGGGCTCGTGCTGCTCGAGGCGCTCACGGGCGAGCCGGCGTTTCCAACCCACGGCAGCCTCGCTTCGCTTCTCCAGCGCGTCCAACAGCCGGCGCCAGTTTCGCGACGGCTCGTCCCGGGGCTGCCACGCTGGCTCGCTCGCTTCCTTCGCCGCCTTCTCGAGCGCGACCCGGATCGGCGCTACGCCTCGGCGGCAGAAGCGCTCGCCGATCTCGAGGCCAGGCGCGCGGCGATCAGCCCATCGAGCCGAGCTCGCGGCCTCGCGCTGGCGTTGCTCGGACTCAGTGCGCTCGTGTGGGCAACGCTCGCTTGGCAGGCCCGCCAGTACGCTCGCGAATTCGACCACCTCGAGCCGCTCGGGGCCGGGAACGACGATGGAGTTCGAGCCATCGACAGGTCGGGGCGAGCGATGTGGTCGATTCCTGGCATTCAGAGCACGACGAGCCGACTGAGTGCATTGGCGAGGATCCGCCCGGGAGAGCCGGCGCGACTCGTAGCTGGTCTCCGCCGGAGCCAAGACTTTGATCAATGGAAGCGCTACCGACTTTCGGTCCTCGCCACCGAGACGGGAGAGGTCCTCGAGACCATCGACCTGAATCCGGGCGAGGATCGGCCATTCCGTGGCTTTGCCGATCGCTTCTTGGCCAGGCGCGTGGCCGCTGTCGATCTGGACGGCGACGGTCTCGACGAAATTCTCGTCTCGTTCCACCATGGACCGAGTTGGCCGTCCTACACGTTGCTCTGGGAGCCCTCGGTTCGCCGCACGCGGGTCGTCCTTCTGGCAACCGGGCATCACGCCTTCACGCGAGCCGCCGATCTCGATCGCGATGGCCGACCCGAGCTGCTCTTCAACGGAATCAACAGCACTCTCGGCAGCTACCACGCTGTCGCGGCAGTACGTCTCGAGCCCTGGATCGGAGAGAAGCGCGAGACCTTCGCGGTTGGATCGAGAGCCGTCACACCTGGCTGCACGGGACGTCCTCCCGGCGAGCAGCTTGCCGGATACCGCCTCTTGCCACCGGGCGATCTCCCCCTCTCTGAGCTGGGGATCCAGGTGGATGAGAAGGCGAGGACCGTGCGCCTCCACTACCAAAATCGTGCCCCCTTCCAACTTGCCTTCGACGACTGGCTGGCACGACCGGAAGACAAGCGAGGACGAGCAGAGCGCTCGGCCTGGGCCGAGATTGCCGAAGCGATGCGGCTCGCCGAGATGGGGTCCTGGGCGAACGCCGTGCTGGCAGCAGAGCGGGGAGTCGATGCAGCGAAAGCAGCCGGCGACGACCTGTTGACCGAGGCCGCCGGACGCCTCCGCGCCAAGGCGTTGATCGGAGGAGGAAGGCTCGACGACGGCGAAGCGGCCCTTGCCCGCCTGGCCGAGCGGAGCCAGTTCTCGTCCGAGATCGCCTTCGATGCGGCACTGGCCCTCCATCTCTCGGGCAAGCTCGATCGTGCCGTCTCCTGGTACGAGCGTGGCCTTGAGCTCGGCGACGCCGATCGCGGAGCGATGAACCGGTACTTCTACCTCGAGGGGATCGTCTTCGCCTTCGTCGAGCAGCAGCGCTGGAGGGAAGCCGAAGGCGCCGTCGATCGCTTCGTCGTCGCATTTCCTCAGCTCGACAGCTGGGCCGAGCTGCTGCGGGAGTGGGTCTTCACCCGCAGCGGTCGGAAGCCGTTCCCGGCGCCCCAGGCCCGAAGAGTGTTTGCCACAGACGCTCAGCACTACCTCGACCTTGAACGCAGTTGGGGGGCCGGTACGGACGCCGAGAAGACTCTCCTCAGGATCGAGCAGGAGCTCGCTCAAACGAGCTACTGTCGCGGAGCGCTGCTGTCGCTGAAGGGTGCGATTCTCACCAGCTCCGGGAGACCTTCCGAGGCCCGCGTCGCCCTCGAAGAGGCCATCTCACTGCTCGTCTCCGGAGCGCACCGCCGCACGCTCGACCGAGCGGTGCTCCCGCAGGCGCGTGAACGAGCTGCGGCGGTCGGAGTTCCCTCGCCTGTCGATCACGGCACGGATCTCGCACGGACGCGTCCGTAGGAGGGGACCCGATGCTCGAGGTGGTGGTCACGCACGAACGAGAGACGCTTCGGTTTCCTTGGCCATCCGCCGAGGTACGCCTTGGCTCGAGCGAAGCCTGCGACTGGGTTCTGCCTTTCCCTGGCGTATCCCGCAAGCACGCCGCAGCACGGCCAGTCGACGGGATACTCCTCATGCGCGACCTCGGCTCCCGAAATGGACTGGTATCGGACGGATGTCGGCACCTCGAGGTCGCACTCCGCGAGGGGCAATCGGTTCGCCTCGGGCATGCAGTTCTCTCCGTCGAGCCAGTCGAGAGCTCCGACGTCGCACTCGCCTTCACCGTAAGCGGCGAGGGAGAGAAACCACCTCGGGCTCCTGGGCGCGAGCGGGCGCAGGAGACTGGGTCGCTCGCCCGCGGCACTCAGGCCCTGGCACTGGCACTAGTTAGAGAGCTCGGGAGGGACACCGAACCGGCGACTGCACGCCGTCCCGCGTTCTGGCGCACCGCCCGCCAAGCGCTCGGTGCGGCGATGCTCTGGCGCTGCCGACGGGTCAGTGGCGATGACATCGCTATTACCGATCTTGCAGGCGCTCCCCCCACCCCGGAGCTCCTCGCCGCTCTCGCCGAGGCCCTCGATGGCCGCACCTCCCGTCTGACCACTCCCCTCGGCCCGGCCGTTCTCTCGCCACCTCGTCCGGGAACTCGCTCGTTCGTAGTAGCCGCCTTTCCGCCCGACACCGAGGTCGAGCCGTGGGAAGAGATGTTCCTTGCCTATCTCGCCGAGCACCTGCGCGACGATCTTCCGGC
This genomic window from Holophagales bacterium contains:
- a CDS encoding antitoxin, whose translation is MRTTLTLEEDVAARIRQEMRRTGGGPKRVVNDALRRGLGLVAAPSKGSRFVVTPHSFGLAAGVDRDRLNQLADQLEAEAAVERLRR
- a CDS encoding protein kinase, with the translated sequence MVSPEQTESVTNDLRTETVPRQLPSGALVAARYEIRELLGSGGFGLVYRAFDSTLRREVALKILRADRESPASLERFRREAAVARDAESPNLLRIFDFGMDEGGYPFLVMELIAGGSLRDRLTHGPLSSEEVRALGIDLLRGLAALHARGVVHRDVKPGNLLVASEGRYKLGDLGLARSIVSDETQLTIGNAPVGTLDYLAPEQVLGRDAETRSDLYSAGLVLLEALTGEPAFPTHGSLASLLQRVQQPAPVSRRLVPGLPRWLARFLRRLLERDPDRRYASAAEALADLEARRAAISPSSRARGLALALLGLSALVWATLAWQARQYAREFDHLEPLGAGNDDGVRAIDRSGRAMWSIPGIQSTTSRLSALARIRPGEPARLVAGLRRSQDFDQWKRYRLSVLATETGEVLETIDLNPGEDRPFRGFADRFLARRVAAVDLDGDGLDEILVSFHHGPSWPSYTLLWEPSVRRTRVVLLATGHHAFTRAADLDRDGRPELLFNGINSTLGSYHAVAAVRLEPWIGEKRETFAVGSRAVTPGCTGRPPGEQLAGYRLLPPGDLPLSELGIQVDEKARTVRLHYQNRAPFQLAFDDWLARPEDKRGRAERSAWAEIAEAMRLAEMGSWANAVLAAERGVDAAKAAGDDLLTEAAGRLRAKALIGGGRLDDGEAALARLAERSQFSSEIAFDAALALHLSGKLDRAVSWYERGLELGDADRGAMNRYFYLEGIVFAFVEQQRWREAEGAVDRFVVAFPQLDSWAELLREWVFTRSGRKPFPAPQARRVFATDAQHYLDLERSWGAGTDAEKTLLRIEQELAQTSYCRGALLSLKGAILTSSGRPSEARVALEEAISLLVSGAHRRTLDRAVLPQARERAAAVGVPSPVDHGTDLARTRP